Within the Pseudomonas fulva genome, the region ACTTAGTGTCCCGAGTACCCCATGAGCGATATCGAACAAACCCCAGCCGAAGAAACCCCACGGCACATGCGCGCCATCAAGAGTTTCGTGATGCGTGCCGGGCGCATGACCGAAGGCCAGCAGCGTGGCTTCGACCAGGGGCTGCCGAAATTCGGCCTGGAGTTGAGCGATGGCATGCAGGATTTCGACGCGGTATTCGGACGTCAGGCGCCGCGCACCTTCGAAATCGGCTTCGGCATGGGCCACTCCACCCTGGAAATGGCTGCCGCCGCGCCTGAACAGGACTTCATCGGCGTGGAAGTGCACCGGCCGGGCGTGGGCGCCTTGCTCAACGGCGTGATGACGCAGAACCTGACCAACCTGCGTGTTTACAGTTGCGATGCCCTGGAAGTGCTGCGTCAGTGCGTGCCCGACGCCAGCCTCGACCGCGTGCTGCTGTTCTTTCCGGATCCCTGGCACAAGGCGCGTCATAACAAGCGCCGCATCGTCCAGCCGGCCTTTGCCGAACTGGTACGCCAGAAGCTCAAGGTGGGCGGCGTGCTGCACATGGCCACCGACTGGGAGCCCTACGCCGAATACATGCTGGAGGTGATGAACGTGGCGCCGGGGTATCGCAATCTCGCCACCGATGGCCGTTGCGTCGAACGCCCGGCCGAGCGCCCGGTGACCAAGTTCGAGCGTCGCGGCGAGCGCCTCGGGCACGGCGTATGGGACCTCAAGTTCGAGCGCATCGCCTGAGCTTATGACTCGCCTGTCGAGGCGCCAGGCCCGCCGCGCCGGCCATGCACGCCATCGTCCGCAATGGCAGATGCCCCAGCCCAGCGCTCGCGCGGCCTGGGCAGCGCGCCTGCTGTTGCCGGTGACGGCGCTGGTCATGGCGGTCTGCGCTGCGGCGCTGCTGTTCACGGTGGGGCAGGCGCTGCACAGCGGCGTGGCCATCTCACCGTCCAGAATCGGTCCGGCGACCTTTTACCCGCTTGTCACCCACCCACTGGGCTATTGCCTGACGTTGCTGCTGCACAGCTTGATCGCCTTTGCCATGGCCGGGGCGGGCTGGTTCTGCTGGCGCATGTCGCGGCAGGGCTGATCAGGCCGTCGCGCCACGCAGTTGTTGCAGCAGGCGCGGGCCGAACACGTTGATCAGCAAGCCGAGCATGACGATGGCCGCGCCGAGCCACTGCACGGTGCTCAGTGCCTCGCCGAGAAACAGCCATGCCGAGCTGAGGCCGACCACCGGCACCAGCAGGGAGAACGGCGCCACCTGGCTGGCCGGGTAGCGCGACAGCAGGCGGCTCCACAGCCCGTAACCGAGCAGGGTGGCGATAAAGGCCAGGTAGGCGATGGCCAGCACCGAGCTGAGGGAAATGCTGCGCAACGCCGTCTCGATCTGCGCCGGGCCTTCCATTATCAGCGACAGGGCCAGGAACGGCAGTGGCGGAATCAGGCTGCCCCAGGCCACCAGGCTGACCAGGTTGACCTTGCCGATGCGCTTGGTGACCACATTGCCCAGCCCCCACATCGCCGCCGCGCACAGGGTCAGCACGAAGCCGGCCAGGGTGAAGGCGCGCCCGCTCTCGCTGCCGATCAGCAGCAGGCCCGCCGCCGCTACTACCAGGCCGATCAGGCTGCTGCGGCGCACGGTCTCGCCGATGAACAGCGCGGCGAAACCCAGGGTGAAGAACGCCTGCGCCTGCAGCACCAGCGACGCCAGCCCGGCGGGCATGCCGACGTACATGGCCGAGAACAGAAAGGCGAACTGCCCCAGGGAGATGGTCAGGCCGTAGGCCAGCAGCCAGCGCAGCGGCATGGCCGGGCGGCGAATGAAGAGGATCGCCGGAAAGGCGGCGAGCATGAAGCGCAGGGCGCCGAGCAGCATGGGCGGCACACCCTCGAGGCCGACCTTGATGATCACGAAGTTGACGCCCCAGGCGACGATCACCACGGCGGCCAGCAGGATGTCCTTGGGTGTCATGGGCGCGGCCTCGGGTGGTGGTATGCGGACCGGCAGGCTAACGCGTATGGGCTCGGGTGACACGCCACAGTTGGCGGCGTTTTTCCCCATACAGAGCACCGCCGAAACTCGCCAACCTTTTTAGAGGCGCTCTACAGCGCGGCGCAAATGAAAACGCCCCGTACAGGTCGGGGCGTTTTGGTCCGCATGGCATAGATCAGACGGTCAGCGTCCAGTCGTAGTCGACGATCAGCGGCGCATGCTGCGAGAAGCGCGGCTGACGTGGCAGACGGGCGCTGCGCACGCTGCGGCGCATGCCGGGGGTGAGCAGCTGGTAGTCGAAGCGATAGCCCAGGTTGAGCATCTCCGCCTGCTCGTTGTCCGGCCACCAGCTGAACTGGTCGGCCTCGCGGTTGACCTCGCGCACGGCATCGACATAACCCATGGTGCCGGTCACCTCGTCCATCCAGGCGCGCTCGGGCGCCATGAAGCCAGGTGACTGCTGGCAGTCGCGCCAGTTCTTCACGTCCAGCTTCTGGTGGGCGACGTACAGCGAGCCGCAATAGATGTAATCGCGGCGCTTGCGGCGTTGCTTGTCCAGGTACTTGGAGAAATCGTCCATGAACTTGAATTTCTGATTCAGGTTCTCGTCACCGCCCATGCCCGATGGCAGCAGCAGCGAGGCGATACTCACCTTGTCGAAATCGGCCTGCAGGTAGCGCCCGTAGCGATCGGCCGTTTCAAAACCGAGCCCGCTGATTACCGCCTTGGGTTGCAACCGCGAATACAGCGCCACGCCACCCTGGCTTGGTACTTCTGCATCGCAGGCATAGAGGAAATAGCCATCCAGTTGGAGGGCTTGGTCGTCCAGTTCAAAGGCGGAGGCACGGGTATCCTGCAGGCAGATCACGTCGGCATTCTGTGCTTGCAGCCAACTGAGCAAACCGCGCTCGACTGCAGCATGAATACCATTCACGTTCACACTGATGATCCGCATAAATGGCCCCCAAAAACACGTGCGTGTATGATACCTGAGCTAGACGTCGTTTAGTAATTCAAAGCCACATCCTGTGCTGCCTCAAGGTCTTTCATGCAAACGTATCAGCGCGATTTCATTCGATTTGCCATCGAGCGAGGCGTTCTGCGCTTCGGCCAGTTCACTCTCAAGTCCGGTCGCGTCAGCCCGTACTTCTTCAATGCCGGGCTGTTCGACAGCGGCCTGGCGCTGGCCAAGCTGGGGCGTTTCTATGCAGCGGCAGTGGTGAACAGCGGCATTTCCTTCGACGTGCTGTTCGGCCCGGCCTACAAGGGCATCCCGCTGGCCGCCAGCACCGGTGTGGCCCTGGCCGAGCACCACGACGTCGATACGCCCTGGTGCTTCAATCGCAAGGAAGCCAAGGATCACGGCGAGGGCGGCACCCTGGTCGGTGCGCCGCTGAGTGGCCGCGTGCTGATCATCGATGACGTGATCACCGCCGGCACGGCGATCCGCGAAGTGATGCAGATCATCCAGGCCCAGGGTGCCCAGGCCGCTGGCGTACTGATCGCCCTGGATCGCCAGGAGCGTGGCCGCGGCGAGCTGTCGGCGATCCAGGAAGTCGAGCGCGACTTCAACATTCCGGTGGTCAGCATCGTTTCCCTGCAGCAGGTGCTGGAATATCTGGCCGATGATGCTGAACTGAAACAACACCTGCCCGCCGTGGAAGCCTACCGGGCCGAATTCGGCATCTGACCGGCGGCTCGCCGAGAGAACGTGCCTATGTCCACCTTGCCCCTGATGCGCCGCACCCTCTGGCTTGGTCTGTTGCTGCCGTTGTGGGCGAATGCGGCGGAGATGTACCGCTACACCAATGCCCAGGGCATCACGGTGATCGACCGCCAGGGCGTACCCAGCGAGTTCATCGCCAAGGGCTACGAGGTGCTCAACGAGCAGGGCCGTGTGGTGCGCGTGGTGCCGCCGGCGCCGACCGCCGAAGAGATGCAGAAGATTCTCGCCGATCGCGAACGAGCGAAATCCGACGCCCAGCTGCTGCGTCTGTACAGCAGTCTCGAGGACGTCGATCGCGCCCAGGCGCGCAAGCTCGCCGAACTGGACGGCCTGATCGGCGTGGCCAAGGGCAATCTGCAGTCGGTGCGCCAGCAACAGGCCAACCTGCAGAAGCAGGCGGCGGATCAGGAGCGTGCAGGGCGCGAAGTGCCCAAGCCATTGCTCGACCAGATCACCAGCCAGCGTGACGAGCAGGTACGCATCAAGAAGGACATAGACCGCTACCAGGCAGCGCGTGCACAGGCGCAAAAAACCTTTGCAGCGGATCGTCTGCGGGTCACCGAGCTGCTAGGGCAGGGTCGCTAGCTCATTACACGGCGCCGCGCACCAGGCGCGGCGCGAACTCAGCGGCGCGATACGGCGCGGGTGCGGCCGCTGCTGTCGATGGCGACGAACACGAATACCGCTTCGGTCACCTTGCGCCACTCGCTGGACAGCGGGTCGTCACTCCACACTTCCACCAGCATCTGGATCGAGCTGCGGCCGACTTCCAGCGTCTGGGTATAGAAGGACAATTGCGCGCCGACCGGCACCGGTACCAGGAAGGCCATGCGATCGATCGCCACGGTCGCCACGCGGCCTGCTGCCACCTTGGTGGCCATGGCCGTGCCGGCCAGGTCCATCTGCGAAACCAGCCAACCGCCATAAATGTCGCCGAAGCCATTGGTTTCGCGCGGCAGGGCGGTGATCTGCAGGGCCAGGTCGCCTTGCGGTATCGGGTCTTCCTGTTCGAGGTCTTTCATCTGTTCACGGCTCGCGGCGCAGTGGTGGGCCCTGCAGGCAGGGGCCGGGAAAGTATACCGGCTGGGCGGTCACACCGCGACCATAGCGCGTTGCAGACGCCTGCGCGCGCCGATTCACGAATCCGCCATGCCCGTCCGCGCCGTCATCCGACTGTCATATTTGTTACATAGAGTGGTCACATGGGCTGACGATACTGAGCAGCGTTCCAACCAACACGACCCAATCGTGACAAGGCGGCGGATCGGGCGCTACGACCACGGCAGCCAGCCTTTCAATGATTACCACTCTGCTAGGAGCAAGGCATGAAACTGAAGCGTTTGATGGCCGCCATGACATTCGTCGCCGCTGGCGTCGCCACTGCCAACGCGGTTGCCGCTGTCGATCCGGCTCTGCCGAGCTACGAGAAGACCTCGGGTGTATCGGGCAACCTGTCCAGCGTCGGCTCCGACTCTCTGGCCAACCTGATGACCCTGTGGGCTGAAAGCTACAAGCAGTCCTACCCGAACGTGAACATCCAGATCCAGGCTGCCGGTTCCTCCACCGCGCCACCTGCGCTGACCGAAGGCACCGCCAACCTCGGCCCGATGTCGCGCCCGATGAAGGACAGCGAAATCCAGGCCTTCGAGCAGAAGTTCGGTTACAAGCCGACTGCCGTGCCGGTCGCCATCGATGCCCTGGCCGTATTCGTGCACAAGGACAACCCGATCAAGCAGCTGACCATGCAGCAGGTCGACGCCATCTTCTCCAGCACCCGCCTGTGCGGTGAAGCCAAGGACGTGAAAACCTGGGGCGAGCTGGGCCTGAGCGGTGAGTGGGCGGCCAAGCCGATCCAGCTGTTCGGTCGTAACTCGGTATCCGGCACGTACGGCTACTTCAAGGAAGAAGCACTGTGCAAAGGCGACTTCAAGTCCAATGTCAACGAGCAGCCGGGTTCGGCCTCCGTGGTGCAGTCGATCTCCAGCACCGTCAACGCCATCGGTTACTCGGGCATCGGTTACCGCACCGCCAGCGTGCGCGCCGTTCCCCTGGTCAACAAGAAGGGCGAAGTCGAGGAAGCCAACGAAACCAACGCGCTGTCGGGCAAATACCCGCTGGCTCGCTTCTTCTACATCTACGTGAACAAGGCGCCCAACAAGCCGCTGAGCCCGCTGGATGCCGAGTTCCTCAAGCTGATCCTGTCCAAGCAGGGCCAGGACGTGGTGGTCAAGGACGGCTATATTCCGCTGCCGCTCAAGGTCGTCGAGAAGACCCGCAAGGAACTGGGTCTGTAATCAGGCCCTAAGCAGCGACACCGAAGCCCGCCTCTCCTCGAGAGGTGGGCTTCGCTACGTCACCGTGCTGTAACTTTTCTGTCACATGAGCCGGCTAGATTGTCCGGCTCGTGAAACAGACGAAAAATACGGCGCGCTCATGGCCGTGCAGAGACGCTCTCCATTATGAATGACTTGGCAAGTGAACCCATGACCGCCTCCCCCAATTCCCTCGGGCTGGACTTCAACACGCCGGCCCTGAAGCGCAAGCGGCGCATGCGCGCCTTCAAGGATCGCCTGGCCCGCTGGTGCGTATCCATTGGCGGGCTGGCCGTGCTCGGCGCCATCACCCTGATCTTCTTCTATCTCGCCTATGTCGTGCTGCCGATGTTCCAGGGCGCCGATCTCGAGAAGCGTGATGCCATACAGCCAGCCTGGCTGGCCGATGCCGGCAAGCCGCTGCTGATGACGCTGGAGGAGCAGAACCAGGTCGGCATGCGCCTGGCCAGCAACGGCAAGATCCAGTTCTTCGATGCCAAGAGCATGGCCGCCCTGACCACGGTCGACCTGCCCCTGCCGGCCGGCAGCGAAGTGGTTTCCGTCGGTGAGGATCAGCCGGGCAGCCACCGTGTCGCCCTCGGCCTGTCCAACGGCCAGGCGCTGGTGTTCGAACACACCTATCGCATCACCTATCCGAACGACGTGAAGACCATCACGCCGTCCATCGTCTATCCGTTTGGCGAAACGCCGCTGACCATCGACCCGCAGGGCCGCCCGCTGGAGCACATGGGCATCAGCGTCAACAGCGGCACGCTGCTGATCGCCGGCTCGGTGGGCAGCGAGCTGCAGGTGCTGAGCCTGAGCCGCGATGAAAACATGATGACCGGCGAGGTCGAGGTCAGCGAGGAGCGCCTGGCGCTGCCGCAGATCGCCGAGCCGATCAAGGAACTGATCATCGAGCCACGCCAGCACTGGCTGTTCGTGATCAACGGCCGCGCCACCGCCGACGTATTCGACCTGCGCGCCAAGGCCCTCAATGGCCGCTACAAGCTGCTCAACGACGGCGTTCGCGAAGTGACCCACGCCACCTCGCTGCTGGGCGGCATCTCGCTGCTCATCGGCGACAGTACCGGCGGTATCGGCCAGTGGTTCATGGTGCGCGACCAAGACGGCAATTCCGCGCTCAAGCAGGTGCGCGAGTTCAAGATGGCCGGCAGCCCGGTCAGCCAGATCCTCTCCGAGGAGCGTCGCAAGGGCTTCATCGCCCTGGACGAGAAGGGCAACCTGGGGATCTTCCACAGTACCGCGCACCGTACCCTGCTGGTCGAGCCGGTGGCCGAAGGCCACAGCATCGCCGCGCTGTCGCCCCGCGCCAACCGTGCGCTGGTAGAAGCCAATGGCAAGATCGAGCGTATCCTGATCGACAACCCCCACCCGGAGATTTCCTGGAGCTCGCTGTGGGGTAAGGTCTGGTACGAGAACTACGAAAAGCCCGAGTACGTCTGGCAGTCGACCTCCGCCAGTACCGATGCCGAGCCCAAGCTGAGCCTGGCACCGCTGGCCTTCGGTACCCTGAAAGCCGCGTTCTACGCCATGTTGCTGGCCGCGCCACTGGCCATCGCCGCGGCGATCTATACCGCCTACT harbors:
- the trmB gene encoding tRNA (guanosine(46)-N7)-methyltransferase TrmB, which gives rise to MRAIKSFVMRAGRMTEGQQRGFDQGLPKFGLELSDGMQDFDAVFGRQAPRTFEIGFGMGHSTLEMAAAAPEQDFIGVEVHRPGVGALLNGVMTQNLTNLRVYSCDALEVLRQCVPDASLDRVLLFFPDPWHKARHNKRRIVQPAFAELVRQKLKVGGVLHMATDWEPYAEYMLEVMNVAPGYRNLATDGRCVERPAERPVTKFERRGERLGHGVWDLKFERIA
- a CDS encoding EamA family transporter; amino-acid sequence: MTPKDILLAAVVIVAWGVNFVIIKVGLEGVPPMLLGALRFMLAAFPAILFIRRPAMPLRWLLAYGLTISLGQFAFLFSAMYVGMPAGLASLVLQAQAFFTLGFAALFIGETVRRSSLIGLVVAAAGLLLIGSESGRAFTLAGFVLTLCAAAMWGLGNVVTKRIGKVNLVSLVAWGSLIPPLPFLALSLIMEGPAQIETALRSISLSSVLAIAYLAFIATLLGYGLWSRLLSRYPASQVAPFSLLVPVVGLSSAWLFLGEALSTVQWLGAAIVMLGLLINVFGPRLLQQLRGATA
- a CDS encoding exodeoxyribonuclease III, translating into MRIISVNVNGIHAAVERGLLSWLQAQNADVICLQDTRASAFELDDQALQLDGYFLYACDAEVPSQGGVALYSRLQPKAVISGLGFETADRYGRYLQADFDKVSIASLLLPSGMGGDENLNQKFKFMDDFSKYLDKQRRKRRDYIYCGSLYVAHQKLDVKNWRDCQQSPGFMAPERAWMDEVTGTMGYVDAVREVNREADQFSWWPDNEQAEMLNLGYRFDYQLLTPGMRRSVRSARLPRQPRFSQHAPLIVDYDWTLTV
- the pyrE gene encoding orotate phosphoribosyltransferase gives rise to the protein MQTYQRDFIRFAIERGVLRFGQFTLKSGRVSPYFFNAGLFDSGLALAKLGRFYAAAVVNSGISFDVLFGPAYKGIPLAASTGVALAEHHDVDTPWCFNRKEAKDHGEGGTLVGAPLSGRVLIIDDVITAGTAIREVMQIIQAQGAQAAGVLIALDRQERGRGELSAIQEVERDFNIPVVSIVSLQQVLEYLADDAELKQHLPAVEAYRAEFGI
- a CDS encoding DUF4124 domain-containing protein translates to MSTLPLMRRTLWLGLLLPLWANAAEMYRYTNAQGITVIDRQGVPSEFIAKGYEVLNEQGRVVRVVPPAPTAEEMQKILADRERAKSDAQLLRLYSSLEDVDRAQARKLAELDGLIGVAKGNLQSVRQQQANLQKQAADQERAGREVPKPLLDQITSQRDEQVRIKKDIDRYQAARAQAQKTFAADRLRVTELLGQGR
- a CDS encoding acyl-CoA thioesterase; this translates as MKDLEQEDPIPQGDLALQITALPRETNGFGDIYGGWLVSQMDLAGTAMATKVAAGRVATVAIDRMAFLVPVPVGAQLSFYTQTLEVGRSSIQMLVEVWSDDPLSSEWRKVTEAVFVFVAIDSSGRTRAVSRR
- a CDS encoding PstS family phosphate ABC transporter substrate-binding protein; the protein is MKLKRLMAAMTFVAAGVATANAVAAVDPALPSYEKTSGVSGNLSSVGSDSLANLMTLWAESYKQSYPNVNIQIQAAGSSTAPPALTEGTANLGPMSRPMKDSEIQAFEQKFGYKPTAVPVAIDALAVFVHKDNPIKQLTMQQVDAIFSSTRLCGEAKDVKTWGELGLSGEWAAKPIQLFGRNSVSGTYGYFKEEALCKGDFKSNVNEQPGSASVVQSISSTVNAIGYSGIGYRTASVRAVPLVNKKGEVEEANETNALSGKYPLARFFYIYVNKAPNKPLSPLDAEFLKLILSKQGQDVVVKDGYIPLPLKVVEKTRKELGL
- a CDS encoding ABC transporter permease subunit, which gives rise to MNDLASEPMTASPNSLGLDFNTPALKRKRRMRAFKDRLARWCVSIGGLAVLGAITLIFFYLAYVVLPMFQGADLEKRDAIQPAWLADAGKPLLMTLEEQNQVGMRLASNGKIQFFDAKSMAALTTVDLPLPAGSEVVSVGEDQPGSHRVALGLSNGQALVFEHTYRITYPNDVKTITPSIVYPFGETPLTIDPQGRPLEHMGISVNSGTLLIAGSVGSELQVLSLSRDENMMTGEVEVSEERLALPQIAEPIKELIIEPRQHWLFVINGRATADVFDLRAKALNGRYKLLNDGVREVTHATSLLGGISLLIGDSTGGIGQWFMVRDQDGNSALKQVREFKMAGSPVSQILSEERRKGFIALDEKGNLGIFHSTAHRTLLVEPVAEGHSIAALSPRANRALVEANGKIERILIDNPHPEISWSSLWGKVWYENYEKPEYVWQSTSASTDAEPKLSLAPLAFGTLKAAFYAMLLAAPLAIAAAIYTAYFMAPAMRGKVKPVIELMEALPTVILGFFAGLFLAPYVEGHLPGIFSLLIFTPIGILLAGFLWSRLPESIRLRVPDGWEAALLIPVILLVGSFSLSMSGHLENWLFDGNMRAWLTNDLGIPFDQRNALVVGLAMGFAVIPNIYSIAEDAVFSVPKSLTFGSLALGATPWQTLTRVVILTASPGIFSALMIGMGRAVGETMIVLMATGNTPIMDMNIFQGLRTLAANVAVEMPESEVGGTHYRVLFLSALVLLTFTFVMNTLAELVRQRLRVKYASL